The DNA window gggggggcttggacttcccacagggcaaggtactctgacttctcttaggactggaaagcaagggggaggggaaagggggagggaaatgggagaatgagaggaggtggaaattttagatagatagatagatagatagatagatagatagatagatagatagatagatagataaataaataaataagggaaaaagaaagatcttGTTCTGTAGAAGGGTCACGGCATCCCTGAGTCAAGTGACAGGGGGTGTTTTATAAAATGTCCCAAGCAGGCCTGGGAGTAGATCGTTTGTAGAGTAGCTGCCTCACAAGGGCTCAcgctcccccccccacctcaccctgTGTACTGAAACCATGATGTGTGGCCTCCCTGCTTCCCATCACTTGTAGTCTCAAGTCTCTCACACAGAAGCACCTCTCCCATCTCTGTGCAGGGCTTGCCTACTAGGATGTGTGTGAACAGACAGCATTGTCAGCCTGGGAGTTCAGTATCAAGAGCTGGTGTCATGGACCTGAGCCCTGTGTAGTATGGCCACAAAGCATGTCTGTTTGGACAGCTTTGGGACCACGGGGAAATAGAAGTTACTCACAGATAATCTTCAGTTTCAGTTCTTTGCTCCTATGGCTATTTGCTGGGTTCCTGATTTCACAAACATAGGTTCCATTGCCTTTTCTGGTGACTTTAAATAAAGTGAGAGTTGCGGAATATGAAGTCAGGATGGTATTTCTACTGTGTACAACCATCCTACCATTATGCCGCCATGTGTACTCCGTAAGTGAAACTACAGGCTCACAACTGAACTCAACCGTGTCTTGATACTCCACAGCTGTAGTGCCACTGCTTTTGCAAGAGATGTTTTTGACCCAAGCTGTGTAGACAACAGAAAAGAATGGTCAGTGTGGTTCTGGATACTCAAAAGTCCTCTCTCTACAAGTATAGGGCCTCTCTCACCACAGACAGAAGCCCGAGGCTCTGGGAACTCAGCCCCTGGGATCCCCTGCCCTGGGTGTGGGGTGGAGAAGCACTGGCTTTCTCACGTGTGAACTGAGCTGCAGTGCTTACTTGTGGACTGAACCAGAAACTGCAGCAGCACCCCCTGGCTCTCCTGGTCCTCACTGCCTGACCTTAGGCCATGGGGATGGGGCTTGTCCCCCTCCAGCTGTGTTGCTCTCCACTGCTCAGCCTGAGCAGGAGCCCTGTGGGGCTTTGCTTTTCAAGATTGTCCTCCTGGTGGTCCATGGTGGCACTTCCCATTGTTCTTGTACTGAGATGGTCACAGCCTGAACTGAGGTCTGGGCATGTGATCAGATTTCACACACGGGAGACATGAGCAACCCTGGCATTTGGCTCCAATGGTCATCTCAGACCCCAGTGTATAGCATTCATGTCTATTGTGGCtattgagccagtgacctctaaAGAGGAGCCATGACCCCAAGAAATTATCAGCAGACTAAGAAGGACAGACAGGCTTCGGAGTATGTCCTGATTCTGTTCTTGGGCCAGAGACCAGATGGCTCTTTCCCGCACTGCAGACAAATGTTCTCCCATGCAGACATGGCTGGCACAACACAGAGAACAGGGACTTGAGAACGCGGGTGCTCACACGTCATGAGTGCTGACACatctgggagagaaaggaagaccaCAGACCTCTCAGTGACAAGTGATTGGCACACAGGTTCTTAAGCCTATTCCAGAAGAGCTTCCTGAAGAGTGCAGGAAGTCTTAGACCAAGCTCTGAAGTCCTGCAGGGTCACATATAATGAATGGGAGATTTGGACAGTGACTTGGGTCACACGGTTCTTCTGCAGAGAGATCTGCTGTGGCGAGAGATCGGTTCAGAGGCAAGTTTGAGGTCTCTGTCTTGGAAAAGGCTGGAGGACTGCACGTGTAGGGAAGTGTAGTGTCGTGTTAGTACATTCCCAGGAGTGGATGTCCACAGCTGCTCTGGAGAGTCGGGCAGAGTACAGGGGAGCCAATAAATGCATGTGAAGTGCTTTGTCCCTTTACTTTTGGACCCAGAAATCACAACTGGGGCTGTGTCAATTCTCTCGAGGGGGACAAAGTTAGAATTGGCATCACCTTCAGTATGCTACCATCTGAGAACACCCACCCTGTTCCACCAGTGACATCCTGAAGAAACACTTACATGTGGAGAAGGATAAATCCATCTCAGCATTGGTTGGACAAGCTCCCTCTTGAAGGGCCTGGAAACCAGGGAGGAACATGGGCCACCTCTAGTGGAATAGGGATGCTGTCCCAGTCAGTAGCAAAGCCTCCCGGGAAGGAGGCTGGCCTCTGTGGCTTGCGGGTCTGGCAGTCTGTCTCAGACCCCATTCCTCTCAGGgtagaaagaggaaggaattgCTCTGTCATGTCTCATGACCTGCTTCAACTGTCAGTCACACAAGAGCCCTAGATCCAACACAGCCACTTCTGGACATTTACTCATAACTGACACAGTGACCGCTGGAGCACTGGCTCACAGGAGCTGCTGCTTCTACTGAAATGCTTTTCTGTGCCATTTGCTATTGCCCTGGAGGGAGTACCTAGCTCAGGGGTCAGTGAATAAAGAATTAATGCTCTGACATAGACTGCAGGGAAGGTCAACATAGGCAGGGATACTTCTGCCTGGAATGAGGAAAGAGGAGGTGAGGGGCAGGGGTCTCACGTGTCTTCCAAGTCCACATAGACCATGAACTCCACAGATTCTCCCAGACTAAACCAGCAGACCAGCAAGAAGGCTTtagtggtaaaggcacttgcacaAGGCTAATGACTGAGTTCGATTGCTGGAACCGTAGAGTATACGGAGGAATGATTCTCGCCACTTGTCCTACAGGTTCCACACAGGCACTGGTGTTTATGtgtcccattccctccctccacatGAAGAAAGgtaatttaattgaaaatatatagTCAAACCAGAATAATCCTGAGAGCCTCCTACATCCCAGCAGCCTTAAAGGCAACCTGTGATGGCTTTTGGGAGAGGGGACCCTAGGAGCAGTGGTCAGAGATTGGAAGAAAGTCTCAGCCTCCAGGCGAACCAGGAGTAGGTGTTGTCAGAATGTCCCAgatctgtttgtttttagtttctgtgaaaagttccaggacattgTTTTATCTGTTTATTCATCCACACATCCATGCATTCACTGCTCATTGTCCTGACTCGTGTGGTTCTGTTGCAGACTAGaaaggcttgtgtgtgtgctctctccCGAGCTTCCTGTCTATGGGGAAAGCACCTGACCCAGCAGCTCCACAGGTGCCCCCGGAAGAAACCCAGCCATAGAGGAGGACTGTGCTGTAGCGGACATCTCGTCCTCTGCCCAGCACTCacacccctccctccccgcccccgtgTGGCCCAGAGTCAGCAGCGGCATTTCCCACCTTTGGTTTCCTTTCAGCAGGGTAGCTGGTGTGGGGATTACTATCTTGTCTGTAGATGACCCTCAGTGCTCACAGTCACCTGATCTTGGTAAAAAGACCTCCTTCATGAGAACCCAGGTCCCTTAGCCAGTCCTCAACTGAGTCCTCAGGGTCTTCCCCAGAGCCGTGGTCCCTGGGACAGGACAGGCGTGGGGCAGACTTTCTGCAGTGTGGATGCAGGGGAAGGAGTCTCCTCTTCTCAGGTCTGTTTCCACCATGGGTGTCCTCCACTAAGTGCTCAAAGCCTAGTAAGGGACCGTGGTGTAGAGAGGACTTTAGGTCTGGTCGGGACTGAAAGGCTGTGTGTGAGAGAAATGCAATGAGCCCCGCTCAGCTGCTAGGGACTACAGGGAACCACTTACGGTATACTGTAAAGTACAAATATCCGTTGAAATATTGTTCATTCTTGTCACATACATATCCCGCGAAGATTATTCTCGTGTAGTTCAAAGTGACATTTGTTATCTTCAAGCTTCCATTGCTGTATACCATTTCTCTTCCGGTGAATGcttctcctttctttatttcattactATCTATGTctaaacttattattttttttataattgtaGTACCTCTTACTGATCTGAACCATGATATGTTCTTAGCATTCGGTGGTATTCCATCTTTGAACTTTATGAAAACAGTCCCACTTTCCAAAACATGTTCTGGTACATTATGAATCTCCACTTTTTTATGATTGGATGTGCTCAAGGCTAAAAACATGCctacagaggagagagaaacccATCAATGGGAGACTTTAATTATGAGATAAAAAATGGAGCTCTCGATCATGACATGGTGTGCATTTCCTTCCCTTGAACGTGTGTGTGAGTTGttagtgcacatgtgtgtgcacgcatttGTGTGTACACGCATTgggcatgtatatgcatgcatgtgtgtgcccacgtgCATGCAGGTGGGTGTGaatgcgtacatgtgtgtgcacgtgtgtatgcgATCATGTAGAATTGtgtgtctttgcatgtgtgtgcatgcatgtgtgtgtgtgtacatatatgcatgcatgagtaTGTGAAGTCTCTGTGGTTTCCTGCTCGAGACCCTGGCTCATATCTTTCTCAtctttccctgctctctctcttcttgcttcctttcaCCCTCTGACCTCATCTACTAGATGTCTATTATCGTCTCTCTCTGCTCAGTATGATGCGGTCCCCGTGAGGACAGAGACTAAATTGGTCATGTTGCATCTGTGGTGTCTGAAAAAGGCTTACACCCCTGTGCAGGTATGAGCGTGTGCACCCCATAACTTTTATGTCAAGAGTTTGAGCATCCcagttttatttgtatatagagAGTCACCCTGATGTAGTTACAGTACCAGTGTGAAGAATATGGTGGAAAGCGGGAGTTAGTGTTGGAATAGTGAGAATTGAGCTTTTTTAGTTCTTACTCCTAGTTCACTGAAGAGTTCCTATTTTGAGGATCTGCCTGGCTTCCTGTTGTCTCCTAGACACAAGCAGAAGCCCTGCAGCCTCTCTCCATTCTTTTCTCCCCAGGAAACCCTTGCTCATTCCTGCTCGTTCTccccactccagccccagggtgGATCCCTCACCTGTGAACAGGAAAACCCACCAGAGGATGTTCCCTGTGTGGGGAGGGGCTGAGAAGAGCTGCTGCATGGTCTCTGCGCTGGCTCTGTTCCCCTCTGAGGAGAAGAGCATCAGCCCCAGCACTGCCCTTAGGCCTGCCACTCTGGTGTCAACTCTGCTGCTCTTCTGAGCTTGGTCTCCTCCCAGGGTCACATGAGCTGTGGGGACAGATGTGTGCTCAGGATCCTCCTtgtcctctgcttccctagtgttaATTTTCAGCCCTCCATGTTCCACTCTGAACAAGACTGATGGGGACCAGTCTCCTGGGAGGACAACTGCCCAGCCTAGCAATGACCTCTGCTGTGTTCTGTCCTTGGAATGGTTATCACAAAGAGAGGCCCTGGAATCCCCAACAAGGCCTTGCTTCCTTTTGTGACACAGCAGGCTGCCTGGTTTTCCCAGTGTCTGACACTCTCTCTCAAGCAGGATTCACTCCAACAAGAAGGGACAGATGCTGCAGGATGCTAAGGGACCATCTGAATCACAACTGATTTGAGGACTGTCCTATATGTTTGCCATCGTCATGGCCACTATCTCATGGACAGACATACAAGATCACTTATCTCAGAAGGAGTTTCACGTACTGAGCCTGGAAGAGGAGGTgtcatgtgtgtcctgggaaagATAGGGTCTGGCCAGGTGAGAGATTGGGTGGCCACGAACTCCACTGTCTTCAGGAGGTGGTTCAGGAAGacactctgtctgtgtgtgggcagATCTGTGATTAGGTCGGCTCCTGTTATTGGAAGCGTCTGTTCCCTCCCCAGGTAACTCTCTTGAGGTCTATTGCATTTATCTGTGGCAGATGAAGTGGGGGGAGCACACAGGGAGTCCTGATAGAGCAGGCTCAGGTCAGGGTACAACAGGCACTGGGGGAACTTCTAGGATCTGTGGAAATGAAGGTTGGTAAACAGGCTATGTCTGCACTTCCTTAGCCAGCACCATGTTCAGGTCTCCAAGACTGATTTTGATGAGTGTTAATGCTGTATCCTGATGTGGCCTCTggaagacagacatggaggacCCAAAACACCTCTCCTTGGAGCACTGGGTTGATGTCTGCTGAAGTCCTTTGACACACTTGAAATCCATACTAATACTAATAAACAGCTTTTATCTGTAGTGCcccttatgtttatttttatgtatatgagcaaGAATATCAGTGGGGGACAATGGTCAGTTTGACTCACCAGTTGCCAGGTGTCCTGCTTGGCTGAGTATGAGATGAACGGACCTTGTGGGAGCACCACAACTTGGACACTCGGGGATGCTTCAAGGAAGCTCCAGCACCACACGTGAGGTATGGCCCTGGCACAGCTGTTTCAAACAGctctccccacccttcccctGTAACATTTCCTCACAGCCAGGGCTTGTATTCCAGGGAGCTCCAGCAGAGGACTTGTTGTGACTGATGCAACAGAGTCAGTGTCCTGACTCTCAGCATGGCCCTCCTTCTCCTTCCGTGGAGGCCTGCTGTGGCTGAGACACTCATCACTTTCTGGCTGTGTAAACCAGCTCTTTGGTTCAGGTTTTGAGCCACTGGGAGACAGGCCCCTGCACTGCCTCCTCTGCTCTCTTCTACTCActcctgctctccccacctctctcctatTTTCCCCtactctcctctgctctcttctaCTCTCCCCTGCTTtcccctgctctcctctgctctcccctgCACTCCCCTGCTCTCTTCtattctctcctgctctccccagttctctcctgctttcccctgctctcctctgctctcccctgCGCTCCCctgctctcttcttctctccctggtTCTCCCCTGCTTTCCCCTGCTCTCCTttgctctcctctgctctcccctgctttcccctgctctccccagttctctcctgctttcccctgctctcctctgctctcccctgtgctcccctgctctcctctgctctcccctgctctccccacctctcctctgctctcttctaTTCCCCCCTGCTCTCCCCTGCTCTCTTCTACTCTCCCCTGCTCTACCCTGCCTTCCCCTGCTCTCCTCTGGTCTCCTCTggtctcctctgctctcccctgctctcttcttctctcctgggCTCTCCCCTGATTTCCCCTGCTCTCCCctgctttcctctgctctccccagctctctcctgctgtcccctgctctcctcttctctcccctgctctcttctactcttccagcctctcctctgctctcttctgttctctgctctcccctgctttcctctgctctcccttgctctccccacctctcctctgctctcttctactctcccctgctcttctctactctcccctgctctcccctgctcttctctactctcccctgctctcctctgctctcccttgCTCTCCTCTGATCTCCCCCTGCTCTTTTCTActctcccagcctctcccctgctctcttctgctctccccacctctcctctgctctcttctactctcccctgctctcctctACACTCCCCTGCTTTCTTCTACTCTCCCCTGCTCTCCCTTGCTCTCCTCCACTCTTCTAGCTTCACCCAGGAGAGATCTCTTGTGAGAATTCTCTTCTGCCCTAATTTTAGTAGTTTGGGCTGAGttgatatggtggtttgaaagaaaatggccccccaaaaGAGTGACagtattaggagatgtggccttgttgaagtaggtgtggccttgttagaggaagtgtgtcaccatgggggcagaagtctcttttgcttaagcttccctcactgtcagttgacttcctattgcctgcaagttGTAAGACTCttagcttctccagcaccatgtctgcctgcatgaggccatgcttcccaccatgatgacaatggtcTGAACCTCAGAACTGTACGTTACcctgttaaatgttttcctttataagagttgtcatggccatgtgtgtcttcacagcaatagaagtccTAACAAAGAAAGGGTTGGTAccagggtattgctgtgataggcctgaagCAGTGTTTGtgtggaggaatttggactttggtactttagGTTAACTTGAACTGTCCAGGGCTGGATCAAGAGATTTCAGAAGAGTTTTAGTGTGTTGCCTAGAAATCATTCTTggaatattttggtgaagaatgtggctgccggggttgagagatggctcagaggttaagagcactgactgctcttctggaggtccagagttcaattcccagcaaccacatgatggctcacaaccatctataatgagatctggtgccctcttctggcctacagggatGTATTAAGGCATATGCTGTATACATAatgtataataaattttaaaaaaaagaatgtggctgccttttgcccttgtccaaagagtctgcttgaggctaaagtgaagagatttgaattaattccattggcagaagaaatctcaaaacagcctagtgtaGACTCTACCGTGTGGTTATTAATGGTCACTCTgataaaatttataatgaaaggggccagctgaggaaggaaaaccatttgaggaggaaaggagcaTCGGAAGTGGAATGGAGCCAAATCCTGTAATTGAGGAGATCAACAGACTGAGTCGGAATGAAGAGTgtggtaacctcagggcaagatcacACCCAGCtgaatttccaacttgtgaaaaggaattaaagaaaagtttaggcAAAGCAGTGAtggggcacacttttaatcccagcacttggaaggcagaggctggtggatctctgagtctgattccagcctggtctacagagcaagtttcaggacagctaagctCAGGCAGTGAcggaaaccatcaaaaacagaaagctggcaaAAATGCAATTGGAAGAGGGGCCTGTTCTGGCCCCAGCAAGCAGCTGAACATGGCAACTTTGGTCAAATGGCTCTGACTTTACAGTTAAGGATGGAAGAAATGAGGTATAGAATTTGCATCTGAATCTATGGAAAGCTGCTGGGGCCAggtgtgtgtcaggggtgtccctgaatggagggaggcctagtagagaggccattgtgtgaagctgtgaagttgaagcctggattgtcttagagaacccaagatgttagagatgccagagttatGGCATGCCTGCCAAGGAAAACTAACAGGGAGTCGAACTGGCCCAAGAGAAAGAATTTTGTTGTGTTTgacaaagctgaacagagttggagCTATGAAGAGCATTTTACTATCAGACATGGAGTTTGGCCAGctggtttcagtcttgctttggttcaatAATTTCACCACTAACCTCTCTTCTCTACATTTTGGAACAGTAACGTATATTCTGCGCCACTGTATATTGGAAATGTGtgttctgtttttgattttgattttacaggtgaCTATATTTAAGAGATttcatgaatctcagaaaagactttcaaCTTTATACTTTTAAACAGAGTTGAGTGTGAGGACTGTGAGGATTCCGGCATTATTCTGGCCTCCTCTGTCATCTGGCAAGACGCAGCCAGGCAATACCCTAATCAGCCCAGGGTTCCATGGCTGCTATGTGTAAAGGCCACTTTAAGAAGACAAGCCCCtagttacttagcttctctggggtcgtgGACTATGGGCTGTTTATCCATTGGTTtacgtctaatatccacttatgagtgagtacataccatgttcgtCTTTCtcgatctgggttacctcagtcaggatgtttttttctagttccatccatttgcatacaaatttcaagatgtcattattttttaccagtGAGTACCACtgagtaaatgtaccatattttctttatccattcattggttgagTGGTATCTAggtcgtttccaggttctggctatgacaaataatgctgcgtGGAACATAGCCGAGCAAAtgccttatagtatgattgagcatccttagggtaaattaattaattaaaaagaaccaggtggtggtggcacacgcctttaatcccaacatttgggaggcagaagcaggaagatctctgtgagttcaaggatagccagtACTGtttctcagagaaaccctgtcctgaaaaaaattaatagtaataacaatagtaataataataataataataattaaaaataaggaaggaCTGAGGAAATGACTTGGTGGGTAAAGCGCTTGCGGACGTTAAAACctggtttgaatccccagaaccaacGCAAAGCTGGACGTCTTAGGAACTGTAATCTCCCTGCCTCCATGGAGAGATGAGACGTGGAGATAGAGAACTGGCAGAAACTCTCAGGCCAGGTAACACAGCATGCAGCCATAaatatgagagaccctgtctcaggggagaaGACAAGGCCTGGtgcctgaggctgtcctctgacctccgcaaaTGATGTGGCATACAAACccgcactcacacacaaacacacagaataaaggaaaggaagaacaaaaggagGAGCCTACaggatggctccgtgggtaagagGGTGTGCTGTGCAAACATAAAGGCCTGGGTTCCAACTCCCAGTACCCAAAGGAAAGGGCCAGGCTCAACTacatgtgcctgtaacctcaACATGGGGATGGGGGAGCCAGGAAGTTCGTGGGAACTCGCGGTCCAGCCCAGCCACAGTTgtgaggttcagtgagagacacacAGTGGAAGGCAGCCACAcggacctgcacacatgtgtgcacatagatCACATAGCACACATGAAAATACTAAAATGGCCTTATGTTATATAGAACCACAATAAAAGCATacgaaatttatattttattccatgtattcaaaacattatttcaacatgtaatcaatttttttaattattgggaGGCTTTTCCCACACAGGTCGTTGACCTTGCCTCATTCCACATCTCCCTCTGAACTTGTGATGTCTCAGTCGCTCAATAGCCATGACATCTACCACACTAGGCTGAACTGACCTTCCATCCTGTCTGCCAACATCTCCATCACTTTTGCCAATCACTGGCTCTCCAGGCCACACTGGGAACATTTCTGCACATAGAGCTATGGCTTCTATGCCGAACCTACAGTCAAACCGGCCCACATCTCCAGGCTCCACTGTCAGAATCTCCTGAGAACAGCCTGCTGAAGGAACACCATTGATTCTGTCTGATTGGACCCGAatctcctcttgcttttgcataaATTTGCATCTCATTTATGTGTCAAACTCCATCACCTCAGATGGTTATCTCAAAGTCAGGGAGGCACAGAGCTGGATAGGAGACCCCTGGATGtccctcttcctgcttcccctgAGGCCCTTCATCCTCTTCTTCAACAcagctctcctcttcctcctccgctgcttcctcatcctcttccagGATGGTGATCAGCTCCTCCCGCAGGGCCCCCATCTCCAGTCCCAGGTGACACAGCTGTCCCAACAGCTGGAAATCTGCTCGGCGCAGGTTCCCCTACAGGAGTAAAGGAGCATCGTGGGTATGCCACCCAGAGTAAGTACACCTGCCAGGAGCTTCAGGGAGCAGGTGCCAGCCCAAGTTCCAGCCTGCCTGGCCAGGAACCTCTCTGATTCCAGGTTCTTCATGCCATCTGCTTCTCCCTGTACCTCTTgatctctgtttctctgctggcctctgcctcttcatctcTGTGGCCCCTTCTTTTCATCTCTGACCCAGCATCTCCAGCTCCATTTTCTCAGGCCTGCCCTTGGTCATTCCCAGGTCCCATTCCATCCGAGGTCCTGTCTGTCTATCCCTGAGCTCAGTCTCtgatgccttcctctgcttctctccagGACTGTcaccattccttcctctcttgctcaGTCTCTGCCCTTGTTTTAGTCTCACGTGTGATGTCAATCTGTAGCCTTAAgcttgaaattctcctgcctcagcgctgcattacaggcatgagccgGCAAGCCTGGCTGAGCCTTGGCCATGTCTATTGCTATCACTCCTTCCCccactgtatctctctctctctagtgaaTTTTCACtcaccagctcctcccagatccacagCAGTGGCCCCCTGGCACTCCCAAGTTCTGTCCCTGAGGATAGAAGGGTCTGTCCAGGGTTCCCCTCTGGTGGGGGCATCCTTAGCgcctggggaagtggagacaatcCAAGGAGCTCCAGTCCAGCCTGCTTCAACTGCACCCACAGCTCCATGGTCTGAACTATGGACTGAAAGCAGGAAGTAGCAAGGTCCAAGGGGCCCAGTCGCCTTGAGAAGCTGTGGGATGAGCGTGGGGGAGAAGAAAGATCCAGGAGGGGCTGGCAGAGACATCCCAAAGTCCATTCTTCACTCTGAATCACAtgaccacattttttttctttctggagccCCGCCTCCATGATCTCATAGCCTAGGGCAGAGGTCTAACTTCACTCACTTGCCTCTTAGGCTGACTCCCTCGGGCACATGGAGCTTGATGCTTGACACCTGAAGGAGCTGGGCTGTCTTCCTTCCGAGGTCCacacacctctccagccccccttcctCAGTCTCTTCAGTTGAATGCCCTTGGCTATCCTCCAAATTGATCCTTGTCTGTCCCCTGCCATGGCTTTGCCACCGGTGCTCCCTGAAGAGTCTCTGTGTGGAGACTGCAGGCTACCATACAGCAGCCAATCCTGCTAGCCTTGGACATGCCTGTATTGTGTGTGTCACTGCCAGTCGTCAGGACTGGGAAGTGCTCCGGGTCATGCTCTGCCTTGACCCATATAAGCCCACCCCCAcggtgacacacctcctaatagtgccactccctttgggggccattttctttcaaaccaccacatgcaccaaaaaaaaatttttttttcaagaaaagggaaaaaaaacctcacaaggttagttgggtatggtgacacacacctgtaatcccaatagtTGGTAAGCAGGGGCAAGACGGTcactgcaaatttgaggccaacagGATCTATATATTGATTtccaagaaaacagaatgaaatcctgtctcaaaaccaaaaggtAGGGGGAAAGAGGTCTGGGAATGTGCCTCGGTTGTCAGAGGGCtagcctagcatgcaggaagccctgggttccgtGTCCAATGTCACATCAAGctaactgggtatggtggtatatgcctgtaaccccaacactcaggaaatggaaacaggag is part of the Arvicola amphibius chromosome 8, mArvAmp1.2, whole genome shotgun sequence genome and encodes:
- the Erich4 gene encoding glutamate-rich protein 4, giving the protein MELWVQLKQAGLELLGLSPLPQALRMPPPEGNPGQTLLSSGTELGSARGPLLWIWEELGNLRRADFQLLGQLCHLGLEMGALREELITILEEDEEAAEEEEESCVEEEDEGPQGKQEEGHPGVSYPALCLPDFEITI